A segment of the Flavobacteriales bacterium genome:
TGTCGGTGATCGGTTGTCTGTTGTCGGTCACCCCCCCGCACTTTGGACAGCAGCGACGGGCAACTGACAACCGACAACCCATTGTCTTCACACCGCGCGGAAAAGTGCAGGCGAAGGGGAATAGGGAGATGGAGATGTGCTTTATGGGGACCGCGTGACCGTTCCCGGTGCAGCTTTCACCGAGGATCTCGACCCGCAGTGCTCACGGCAACTCCTTTCAACTTCACTCCCCGCCACCCCATCAGGAGGTAGTACCCACCCTCGTCGCTTCTCTTGAATTCGAACGACTCGGCCTCGTCAGGTTCAGCGAAGAACACGCTGTCATTCTCAGCTTGCAGCTCAGCTATTCGCTCACCGTCCTGCAACACGACCAGTCCAGCGCCCAACACTTCGACCTTCAACTGAAGAGCGTCCATATCACGGAACGCGTACGTTCCGGCATACGTGTTCAAGATCTCCAGCGGCACTGCTTTCGCTTCGCGATGCAGGGCACGGGGTGGTTCCACGGCCTCGCCGTTCAGCATGCGCTTCATGTCGCGCAGCGTTTCCATGAACGGAATGGCATCCATGTTACAGAGCAGCACGTAGCTCCTATTGGTGTTGAGATCGAGATGGACGTGGGCGCGGATGCCATCGGAGCCGCCACTCTGCTGGATCACCCCTCCGCTGTCGGCAAGCAGGATACCGGATCCACCAGAACGAAGATGGTCAAGGAAACGCTGTAGATCCATGGCCGTTGAATAGACCCTGGCCAAACGCAGCTCCTCATCCTTGATGTTCGGCACTTGCACGAACACGGAGTCCTTCAGTTCATGGTTCCTGGCAAGGCGATGGATGTTCTTGTGATCAGTGTCGAAATGAGCCCCCGAGGCCTTCATGCCCAGCGGTACGAGCACGTCATCGATCAAGGCTTGTGAATACCCCCTGTCCTCCTTCCTCCCGATGAGGTAGTAGAGAATGGCATACCCGATATTCGAGTACTGCTCGTCAGTTCCTGGTTCGAAGACCAACTTCTCCTTGGCCGCCACCTCCAGGATCGAAACAACATCCAGATCGACGGCCTTCTCGGGCAACTGGCTCATCTCCCGCGGCAGGCCGGACCGATGCTGCATCAGCATCGCGATGGTGATCTCCCTGGCCCGTGGAAACTCAGGTAGGTATTCCGCAAGCGACGTAGCAGGATCCAATTCACCGTTCTGCTCCATTTCATGGAGCTGGTATCGCGCGAAGAGCTTGGA
Coding sequences within it:
- a CDS encoding beta-lactamase family protein; the encoded protein is MPIGDHSMRAPWSLLLALGMTVWSGCTTRSDERTVDLRPTTDLDGPAGVIDAYFTALTSMNKFNGVVLVKEGDGLVLYKAYNLDPDTGSSLRVDRESQFDIHSVSKLFARYQLHEMEQNGELDPATSLAEYLPEFPRAREITIAMLMQHRSGLPREMSQLPEKAVDLDVVSILEVAAKEKLVFEPGTDEQYSNIGYAILYYLIGRKEDRGYSQALIDDVLVPLGMKASGAHFDTDHKNIHRLARNHELKDSVFVQVPNIKDEELRLARVYSTAMDLQRFLDHLRSGGSGILLADSGGVIQQSGGSDGIRAHVHLDLNTNRSYVLLCNMDAIPFMETLRDMKRMLNGEAVEPPRALHREAKAVPLEILNTYAGTYAFRDMDALQLKVEVLGAGLVVLQDGERIAELQAENDSVFFAEPDEAESFEFKRSDEGGYYLLMGWRGVKLKGVAVSTAGRDPR